A window of Phycobacter azelaicus contains these coding sequences:
- a CDS encoding extracellular solute-binding protein: MTAKHNLTRRSVLKSAGAAALAAPLYSKSALASSGEVNILMWSDYLPPSFLEAFEAETGIKVNYTGIGSNEEIINKMKATKGQGFDIVSPTNNRSLQWGPLELLQPFDMNKVNIDAVNPAMAKIGTDAWNFDSKGSHWLPHIWGTEGIAYRTDKWLPAGDAPSYGDVWSEENAGKTMGRAHSMMLGAGLYMEASGEMEPGSVWAAYENEETMRKVWGQITDWCVARKDRIKLIWNDADTQKNGLLNEGVVVGQTWDGPPLALKSAGEPVHYQAPVEGAMAWVDGMSMPVGAQNIEQVYAFIEFAYRKEPAGVAIDSHGYNSPVLGADAYSGDTYKKNFAEAYPGDSLANLNPWPAEAPWYADVRTEFVNKFKSA, translated from the coding sequence ATGACTGCAAAACACAACCTGACCCGGCGCTCTGTACTGAAGTCGGCCGGCGCCGCGGCGCTGGCGGCTCCGCTGTATTCCAAAAGCGCGCTGGCCTCCTCGGGTGAAGTCAACATTCTGATGTGGTCGGACTATCTGCCGCCCTCTTTCCTGGAGGCCTTTGAAGCCGAAACCGGCATCAAGGTGAATTACACCGGGATCGGTTCGAACGAAGAAATCATCAACAAGATGAAAGCGACCAAGGGTCAGGGCTTTGACATCGTCTCCCCGACCAACAACCGCTCGCTGCAGTGGGGGCCGCTGGAACTGCTTCAGCCCTTCGACATGAACAAGGTCAACATCGATGCGGTGAACCCGGCGATGGCCAAGATCGGCACCGACGCGTGGAACTTTGATAGCAAGGGATCGCACTGGCTGCCGCATATCTGGGGCACCGAAGGCATTGCCTACCGCACCGACAAATGGCTGCCCGCCGGGGACGCGCCGTCCTATGGTGATGTCTGGAGCGAAGAAAATGCGGGTAAGACCATGGGCCGCGCCCATTCGATGATGCTGGGCGCCGGCCTTTACATGGAAGCCTCGGGCGAGATGGAGCCGGGCTCTGTCTGGGCCGCCTATGAAAACGAAGAAACCATGCGCAAGGTCTGGGGTCAGATCACCGACTGGTGCGTGGCACGCAAGGATCGGATCAAGCTGATCTGGAACGATGCCGACACCCAGAAGAATGGTCTTCTGAACGAAGGCGTCGTGGTCGGTCAGACCTGGGACGGCCCGCCGCTGGCGCTGAAATCCGCAGGCGAGCCGGTGCACTATCAGGCGCCGGTCGAAGGTGCGATGGCCTGGGTCGACGGCATGTCGATGCCGGTCGGTGCGCAGAACATCGAACAGGTCTATGCCTTCATCGAATTCGCCTACCGCAAGGAGCCAGCAGGCGTGGCCATCGACAGCCACGGCTACAACTCGCCGGTTCTGGGCGCCGATGCCTATTCGGGCGACACCTACAAGAAGAACTTTGCCGAAGCCTATCCCGGCGACAGCCTGGCCAACCTCAACCCCTGGCCGGCCGAGGCGCCCTGGTACGCCGACGTGCGCACCGAGTTCGTCAACAAGTTCAAGAGCGCCTGA
- a CDS encoding ABC transporter permease has translation MPRFLREFFNRNGVGMGSLMLALVLFWTVGLIILPQLSMLDFSFRPNLPPPEIGGPKDVYTVENYKYLIFGPEGGSQDYNAVDLRVFYRTLIAAVFVTLFNLILCYPIAYHLAQTKGNHIRIFALMLIIPYWINEILRAFALRIIFGETGVLNNALVGLGIFDTPFDFIRNDIALYAGLGYAYILLMIFPIYNVIESLDRNQIEAARDMGASWPMIHRRVVIPYAKPGISSGCTMVFMLSAGALAAPQILGGPSSLWFTQLIYQQFNDNSDWPQGAAYAVVLLVTCILLVLAVMRLFKVNMGDIGK, from the coding sequence ATGCCTCGATTCTTGAGGGAATTCTTTAATCGCAACGGTGTCGGGATGGGCTCCCTGATGCTGGCGCTGGTCTTGTTCTGGACGGTGGGCCTCATCATCCTGCCGCAGCTGTCGATGCTCGACTTCTCATTCAGGCCCAACCTGCCGCCGCCAGAGATTGGCGGGCCAAAGGATGTCTACACGGTCGAGAACTACAAATACCTGATTTTTGGCCCCGAAGGCGGCAGCCAAGACTATAACGCGGTCGATCTGCGGGTGTTCTACCGAACCCTGATCGCAGCCGTATTCGTGACGCTGTTCAACCTGATCCTGTGCTATCCGATCGCCTATCACCTGGCGCAGACCAAGGGCAACCATATCCGCATCTTTGCGCTGATGCTGATCATCCCCTACTGGATCAACGAGATCCTGCGCGCCTTTGCTCTGCGGATCATCTTTGGTGAAACTGGGGTTTTGAACAACGCGCTGGTGGGCCTGGGGATTTTCGACACGCCCTTTGATTTCATCCGCAACGACATCGCGCTTTATGCGGGTCTTGGCTATGCCTACATCCTGTTGATGATCTTCCCGATCTACAATGTGATCGAGAGCCTGGATCGCAACCAGATCGAAGCCGCGCGCGACATGGGCGCAAGCTGGCCAATGATCCACCGCCGGGTGGTGATTCCCTATGCCAAACCGGGGATCAGTTCCGGCTGCACCATGGTGTTCATGCTGTCGGCCGGGGCGCTGGCCGCGCCGCAGATTCTGGGCGGACCGTCCTCGCTCTGGTTCACGCAGCTGATCTATCAGCAGTTCAATGACAACAGCGACTGGCCACAGGGCGCGGCCTATGCGGTGGTGCTGCTGGTGACCTGTATCCTGCTGGTTCTGGCGGTGATGCGCCTCTTCAAGGTGAACATGGGGGATATCGGCAAATGA
- a CDS encoding ABC transporter ATP-binding protein — protein MSAGVGVDLEKLWIRFGDFVAVRDANVKINGGDFFSFLGPSGCGKTTILRAVSGFLEPSEGRVLIGGNDMKGIGPNKRPTALIFQNLALFPLMKVWENITFSMEIKGASAKERRKRADELLDMIALPGQGDKLPSELSGGQRQRVAIARALCAEPDVLLLDEPLSALDLKLRQHMRTELREIQQRVGITFIYITHDQGEALTMSDNIAVMRAGVIDQIGDGKTVYNDPSTAFAASFVGENNVFRGKVKQVSGDTALISTNRSGDLLARVSTANQGKMQPGDDAMLFIRPEAFALAPAGASGDHFVTATVTNEEFEGNVFNIFMEGDGGKELKVSLPNLGQSFDSHKGQPMTLQYDVQNAVALPAGELATE, from the coding sequence ATGAGTGCTGGGGTCGGCGTAGATCTGGAGAAACTCTGGATCCGATTTGGAGATTTCGTCGCCGTGCGCGACGCGAACGTAAAGATCAACGGGGGCGATTTCTTCTCTTTCCTCGGCCCCTCGGGATGCGGCAAGACCACGATCCTGCGGGCGGTCTCAGGGTTTCTGGAGCCAAGCGAAGGCCGCGTGCTGATCGGCGGCAACGACATGAAGGGCATCGGCCCGAACAAGCGCCCCACCGCGCTGATCTTTCAGAACCTTGCACTGTTCCCGCTGATGAAAGTCTGGGAGAACATCACCTTCTCGATGGAGATCAAGGGCGCCTCGGCCAAGGAACGCCGCAAGCGTGCTGACGAGCTTTTGGACATGATCGCGCTACCGGGGCAGGGGGACAAACTGCCCTCGGAACTGTCCGGCGGTCAGCGCCAGCGGGTCGCCATCGCCCGCGCACTCTGCGCCGAACCGGACGTGCTCTTGCTGGATGAACCCTTGTCGGCGCTGGATCTGAAACTGCGTCAACACATGCGTACCGAACTGCGCGAGATCCAGCAGAGGGTCGGCATCACCTTTATCTACATCACCCACGATCAGGGCGAGGCGCTGACCATGTCCGACAATATCGCGGTGATGCGGGCAGGCGTCATTGACCAGATCGGCGATGGCAAGACCGTCTACAATGACCCCTCTACCGCTTTTGCGGCGTCCTTCGTGGGGGAAAACAACGTCTTTCGTGGCAAGGTGAAACAGGTCTCTGGTGACACCGCGCTGATCTCCACCAACCGTTCGGGTGACCTTCTTGCGCGCGTCTCCACCGCCAACCAAGGAAAGATGCAGCCTGGCGATGACGCCATGCTCTTTATCCGCCCCGAAGCCTTTGCCCTCGCCCCCGCAGGGGCCAGCGGCGATCATTTCGTCACGGCAACGGTTACAAACGAAGAATTCGAGGGCAACGTCTTCAACATCTTCATGGAAGGTGATGGCGGCAAGGAGCTGAAGGTCTCCCTGCCAAACCTTGGCCAGTCCTTTGACAGCCACAAGGGCCAGCCGATGACCCTGCAATATGATGTCCAGAACGCCGTGGCCTTGCCCGCAGGCGAACTGGCCACGGAATAG